GCCTGACCGACGCCAAGGGAACGGCCGTGTTCGGACTGGCCGATGGTAGCCCGTCGGCAACGCCTGACGATGTCGCCGATTATCTGCGCAACATGGGCGCGCAGGATTGGGGCGCGTCGCTCGACGTCGCAGAGCCGCTGCGCAAGTCCAAGCCGAAGAAGGCGGCGGCGCGCGATCATGGATCGCCTGCCACGCCCCGCCACGCGCCCAGACCGCCCAAGCCGCGACCGGAACCCAAGCTCACGATTCGCGATGCAAGGCCCGCCGATGCCGCAGCGCTGTCCGACCTCATGCAATTGCTGAATCACGACATCGACGAGAAGATGGCGCGCACGAATGTGGCGCGGCTCGCCAGGCTTGGCGAAGCGCCGCTGGTCGCCGCGCTCGACAAGAAGGTAATCGGCCTGTGCGGGTTGCACATCATGCACGCCATCCATCGCGACGCGCCCGTCGGACGCATCAACATCCTCGTGGTTGCCAAGGATCTGCGCGGCAAGGGAATCGGCCGGAAACTGGTCGAAGAATGCGAAGTCCGCCTGCGCGAAGCCGGCTGCAAGATTATCGAGGTCACCAGCAACGATCGCCTTGGCCCCGCGCACGCCTTCTACCGCCACATGGGGTATGAACGCACCAGCATTCGCTTCGCCAAATCCCCCTAGGTTGCGGTTGCGCCGCCAAATTGCGGCGCTACGCTTTGGGCAACGACAAGGGGATCCATGTCATGAAATTGCGTCTGCTCGCCGCCTGCGCGGCGCTAGCCATCACCACATCTGCTTTCGCCCAGCCCGCAGAGCGAGTGACCGTCATTCATGCGGGCACGCTGATCGCCCAGCCCGGGCAAGCGCCGATGCGTAACGCCACGGTTGTCGTGCGCGGCAGGACAATCGCCGAAGTCCGCCCCGGCTTCGTTGAACTGCCGGGCGCGCAGGTTGTCGACCTTCGCACCAGCACGGTCATGCCGGGCTTCGTCGACATGCACGTCCACCTGCGCGGGCTCGACGATCGCATGCAGGCACGGCTGCTTCAGAACACGCGCGACAATGAGGATGAGGTGCTCACTGCGCTGGTCAATGGGCGCAAGACCCTGCTCGCCGGCTTCACCACGATCCGCGACCTCGGCAATGACCCGCGCCTGATCTTCTCCCTGCGCGACGCCATCAACGCTGGGATGATCGCGGGGCCGACAATCGTTGCCGCGGGCAATGGCATCAGCGTCGCCGGCGGCCATGGCGACCCGCGCAACGGCCTCAACCGCGACCTTTACGAGATCGCCAATGCGAAGATGATCAACACCTGCAACGGCCCCGACGACTGCCGCCGCGCAGTGCGCGAGCAAGTCGGGCTGGGTGCCGAGGTGATCAAGATCGCCGCAACCGGCGGCGTGCTCAGCAATGTCGCCGGCGGCCTAGCGCAGCAGATGATGGACGATGAGATGAAGGCGGTGGTCGACACCGCCCGGATGTTCGGGCGCAAGGTCGCCGCCCATGCGCACGGCGTCGACGGCATCAACTCCGCGCTTCGCGCCGGCGTCGCGTCGATCGAACACGGCACCTTTACCAATGACGAAACCTTCCGCCTCTATAAGCAGACCGGCGCTTATTACGTGCCGACCCTGCTCGCCCCCGCCGCGGCCGTGGCCGACGGCCAGCGCGGCGCACTGACGCCCGCCCAATATGAGAAGGCGCGCCAGGCCGCCGGTAATGCGGAAAAAAGCTTCGCGCGGGCGGTTCGCGAAGGCATCAAGATCGCCTTCGGCACCGACACCGGCGTGTCCAAGCACGGCGACAACGCCCAGGAATTTGCGCTGATGGTGAAGAACGGCATGCAGCCGATGGCCGCGATCCGCGCGGCGACGGTCGATGCCTCGACTTTGCTCGGCAAAGCCGACACGATCGGAACCATCGCCCCGGGCAAGGATGCCGACATCATCGCCGTCGACGGCGATCCGCTGGCCAACATCCGCGAGCTCGAAAGCGTCGACTTCGTAATGAAGCACGGCCGCGTCCACAAACTCGCCGGCCAACGCGTGCTAAGCGAGGTGGATTAGTTTTTCATCCTCCCCGCGGGTTCGCGGGGAGGATGATGCTAGCCCGCGCTCCGCCGCTCGATCGTCGCACCGACGCCGGACAACTTCTCCTCCAGCCGCTCGTAGCCGCGGTCGAGGTGATAGACGCGCAGCACTTCGGTCTCGCCCTCTGCCGCAAGTCCGGCGAGGACCAGGCTCATCGAAGCGCGCAGGTCAGTGGCCATGACGCTTGCGCCGGTCAGCTTGTCGACCCCGCGCACGATCGCGGAACGGCCGTGGATGTCCACTTCGGCGCCCATGCGGCGAAGCTCGGGCACGTGCATGTAGCGGTTCTCGAAGATCGTCTCTTCAAGGATGCTGTCGCCATTCGCCAAACAGAGCATCGCCATCATCTGCGCCTGCATGTCGGTCGCGAAGCCCGGATAAGGCGACGTCGCAAGCGAAACGGGCCGGATCTTGGAATCGGCGCTGACACGCACGCCCTTGGCGTGGAATTCGATGATCATCCCGCAATGGGCGAGGGCGTTGAGCGTCGCGCTCATTTCTTCGGGACGCGCGCCGATAAGGTTGATCGACCCGCCCGTCATCGCCGCAGCACAGGCGTAGCTGCCCGCTTCGATGCGGTCGGGCATGACCTCATATTCGGTGCCGTGCAGCCCTTCGACGCCGTCGATGATGAGGTGGCCCGAACCGATGCCCTCGATCTTCGCGCCCATCGCCACCAGAAGATTGCACAGGTCGACGATCTCGGGTTCGCGCGCGGCATTGTAGAGGTTGGACCGGCCGGTGGTCATGACCGCCGCCATCAGCGCATTTTCGGTCGCGCCGACCGACACCACCGGAAAGCTGAAGTCGCCGCCCCGTAACCGGCCGCGCGGCGCGCTCGCCTTCACATAGCCCGCGGCCAGCTCGATCGTCGCGCCGAGCGCCTCGAGCGCCTTCAAATGGAGGTCGATCGGCCGGTCGCCGATCGCGCAGCCACCCGGCAATGACACGGTCGATTCGCCCGCCCGCGCCAGCATCGGCCCAAGCACCAGCACCGACGCGCGCATCTTGCGCACCATGTCGTAGGGCGCGACGGTCGAGGCGATGTCGTTGGCCTGGAGCGTCATCTTGCGCCCATATTGGCCCTTCTTGACCCCCGCCACGCTGGTCGAAACGCCAAGCTGGTTGAGGAGGTGCGCGAAGGTGTCGACATCCGCCAGGCGCGGCAGGTTGCCGAGCGTCAGCGGCTCTTCGGTGAGCAGCGCGCACGGCAGCAACGTCAGCGCCGCATTCTTCGCTCCGCTGATCGGGATTTCCCCCTGCAGGCGAGCTCCGCCCTTGATCCAGATACTGTCCACCGGCGCGCTTTAGCGAGTGACGAAACGGTTACAAGCGGCCGTCATTGCGAGGAGCCGCAAGGCAACGTGGCAATCCATGGGCCCGGATTGCTTCGCTTCGCTCGCAATGACGGAAAGACCTACGCCTTCTCCAGCGTGCATTGCAGCGGGTGCTGGTTCTCCCGCGCGAAATCGATCACCTGGCTGACCTTGGTCTCGGCGACTTCGTAGGTGAACACGCCGCACACCGCGACGCCCTGCTGGTGGACCTGAAGCATGACCCGCGTCGCATCCTCGATCCCCATCGAGAAGAATTGCTGGAGGACGAGCACGACGAATTCCATCGGCGTATAATCGTCGTTGA
The sequence above is drawn from the Sphingomonas lutea genome and encodes:
- the clpS gene encoding ATP-dependent Clp protease adapter ClpS; protein product: MMANGPDDDGLDDHETGVATRTRPKTKKPSNYKVLMLNDDYTPMEFVVLVLQQFFSMGIEDATRVMLQVHQQGVAVCGVFTYEVAETKVSQVIDFARENQHPLQCTLEKA
- a CDS encoding metal-dependent hydrolase family protein; amino-acid sequence: MKLRLLAACAALAITTSAFAQPAERVTVIHAGTLIAQPGQAPMRNATVVVRGRTIAEVRPGFVELPGAQVVDLRTSTVMPGFVDMHVHLRGLDDRMQARLLQNTRDNEDEVLTALVNGRKTLLAGFTTIRDLGNDPRLIFSLRDAINAGMIAGPTIVAAGNGISVAGGHGDPRNGLNRDLYEIANAKMINTCNGPDDCRRAVREQVGLGAEVIKIAATGGVLSNVAGGLAQQMMDDEMKAVVDTARMFGRKVAAHAHGVDGINSALRAGVASIEHGTFTNDETFRLYKQTGAYYVPTLLAPAAAVADGQRGALTPAQYEKARQAAGNAEKSFARAVREGIKIAFGTDTGVSKHGDNAQEFALMVKNGMQPMAAIRAATVDASTLLGKADTIGTIAPGKDADIIAVDGDPLANIRELESVDFVMKHGRVHKLAGQRVLSEVD
- the murA gene encoding UDP-N-acetylglucosamine 1-carboxyvinyltransferase; protein product: MDSIWIKGGARLQGEIPISGAKNAALTLLPCALLTEEPLTLGNLPRLADVDTFAHLLNQLGVSTSVAGVKKGQYGRKMTLQANDIASTVAPYDMVRKMRASVLVLGPMLARAGESTVSLPGGCAIGDRPIDLHLKALEALGATIELAAGYVKASAPRGRLRGGDFSFPVVSVGATENALMAAVMTTGRSNLYNAAREPEIVDLCNLLVAMGAKIEGIGSGHLIIDGVEGLHGTEYEVMPDRIEAGSYACAAAMTGGSINLIGARPEEMSATLNALAHCGMIIEFHAKGVRVSADSKIRPVSLATSPYPGFATDMQAQMMAMLCLANGDSILEETIFENRYMHVPELRRMGAEVDIHGRSAIVRGVDKLTGASVMATDLRASMSLVLAGLAAEGETEVLRVYHLDRGYERLEEKLSGVGATIERRSAG
- a CDS encoding GNAT family N-acetyltransferase, with the translated sequence MSDPAIDALADSARFRGLKLVRSRVRKEGKPGFGKVGLTDAKGTAVFGLADGSPSATPDDVADYLRNMGAQDWGASLDVAEPLRKSKPKKAAARDHGSPATPRHAPRPPKPRPEPKLTIRDARPADAAALSDLMQLLNHDIDEKMARTNVARLARLGEAPLVAALDKKVIGLCGLHIMHAIHRDAPVGRINILVVAKDLRGKGIGRKLVEECEVRLREAGCKIIEVTSNDRLGPAHAFYRHMGYERTSIRFAKSP